DNA sequence from the Teretinema zuelzerae genome:
CGAACGAGATCTTACTTATTTTTGTGTAATGTACCGACTGCTTGCTGTCTGCTTCTGTATCCTGCCTGTCCTGTGCTTGATTCAGCATACCTTGCGATCCCGGCCTTCATTATATAAAAAATGTGAAGCAAGACCGTTGATGTACCGCTTTTATATGGCGGTAGGACTACAGAATTACCGGAAATATCGGTAAAGGATTTTTATGTCTCAGAAGATTTATGTCGGAAACATGAACTACGCGACCACAGAGGCCGCCCTCACCAACCTCTTCGGCCAGTACGGCGAGGTTATCTCCTCCAGCATCATCAAGGATCGCTATACCCAGCAGTCCAAGGGATTCGGTTTCGTCGAGATGGCTGACGAGCAGGCCGCGGAAGCCGCGATCGCTACGCTCAACAACCAGGAGTTCGAAGGACGCCGCCTCCGCGTCAACGTTGCTGAAAACAAACCCCGCGAATCACGCCCCCGCTACAACAACAACGACCGCGGCGGATACGGAGATCGCTACTAATCAAACAGTCGGGCATGCATCTTGCATGACTGAGAAAAACCGGATCCTCGAAGGTCCGGTTTTTTTATTTTAAAGACTCATCGACGGGGAATCCCGCCATGCTATACTTACGAAATGAGCACAGAAGACACGTTAATGAATGAAAAGTTTTCCTCTGTTTTTACCGCCTTTCTCGATCCGGCCGTCGACAGGCCCTCCTTCATCGGTTCATGGCTACGCGCAAAGAGCATTCCCTACTCGGTAGTCGAAATAAAAGGTAAAAAGCATATTTTCATCAAATTCGGATCAGAGGCCTACGATCCGAGATTCAAGATGAAAACCCTCGTTGCCCACCACGACCGGGTAAACGATACCGAAGGAGCGAACGACAACAGCGCCGCGTGCTTCCAGCTGCTGAAACTTGCCGAAACCCTTTCGCAGGCGGCTGAAAGCGCCGGACCGAGGGTTCACAACACCCGGATTATTCTGACCGACGGAGAGGAAGCCGCCGGAACCCGGGGAATACTCGCTCAGGGTTCATTCGCGCTCGGTTCGGGCTTCAGGAAACTCGGGTTTTCGCAGGACGAGGTATTCGTTCTGGACGCCTGCGGACGGGGCGACACCCTCATCGTATCAACAGCGGGACTCGACAGGAAAATGGGCAAGGCGCTTGCGGACAAAATGATGAATCTCCACGCCTACGCCAAATCGATCGCGAGAAGCGCGGCGCCCGAGTCCTGGCTCGCGCTGCCGACGCCTTACAGCGACAATGCCGGCTTCCTGGCTGCTGGAATCGCGGCCCAGACGATCACGGTTCTCCCCTCCCGGGAGGCCACGGCCCTCCTTGCGGCGACGAGGGACTTCGCGTTGCAGGGAGCCGTCCTCGAGGCAGTCAGCCGAAACCGCTACGGCGAACTGAGCGCCGAGGCCGCTGCCGCGGTGCCGCAGACCTGGAAGCTAATGCACACGGCAGAGGATACCGCATCGACGCTCAACGCAGGGGCATTCTCCTTGATAGAGAGATTTCTCGCCCGATTGACCGAAACGCTTGAACCTGCGCTCTAAGCTGAGCAAACGCCTATTTCGCAGATAAAAAAAGAGCCGGTCTCGTCGACCGGCTCTTTTCAGTTATTCCGAATATCCTGTATCAGTTTCCGCGCGATTTACAGGCCGAAAATCTCCGCGTAGGCTTTAAGAGCCGGGTCCATATCGCCGGAAAGGACTTTCTTGGTCAGAACCTTGCCGAGCTGTACGCCTTCCTGGTCGAAGCTGTTCAGATTCCATACGAAGCCCTGGAACATGATCTTGTTCTCGAAGTGTGCAAGAAGGGCTCCGAGCGCTTCGGGAGTGAGCTTCTTTCCCCAGATGAGGCTGGAAGGCCGTCCGCCGGGGAAGTTCTTGTTCGGATTTGTGTCTTGTTTTCCGCAGGCGAACGCGACGATCTGGGCCGACAAGTTCGCGCAAAGCTTCTTCTGGCTCGTTGAGCCTTCTACGACGACGTCCGCGCCGGCCTGGGATTCCTGGAATCCGATGAACTGCAGCGGAACGATGTCCGTTCCCTGATGGAGGAGCTGGAAGAATGAATGCTGGCCGTTCGTGCCGGGCTCGCCGAAAATCACCGGACCGGTTGCGTAGCGTACAGCTTCGCCGCGGCGGTTCACCTGCTTGCCGTTCGATTCCATGTCAGCCTGCTGGAGGTGCGCGGGGAAGCGGGAAAGGGCCTGGCTGTAGGGAAGAATGGCGGTCGAGGGATAGCCGAGAACGTTCCGCTCGTACACGCCGATGAGGGCGTCGAGAAGGGCGGGGTTTTTGCGGATATCTGATTCCAGCGCGGATTTGTCGGCCGCATGGGCTCCGTCGAGGAAGGCGGCGAAGGTTTCGGGACCGAAGGCGAGCGAGAGGACGGCGCCGCCGACGGCGGAGCAGGAAGAGTAGCGGCCGCCGATGAAGTCGTCCATATAGAACGAAGCGAGATAGCCGGGATTGTTCGCGAGGGGGCTGGTTTCGCTGGTGACGGCGATCATGTGCTTTGACGGGTCGAGGCCGGCCTTTTTAAGGAGATCCTTTACGAACAGTTCGTTCGCGAGGGTTTCCTGGGTGGTTCCGCTCTTGGACACGAGAATAAAGAGCGTTTTCGCAAGCTCTACGGAAGAAGCCACCGCGACGGCGTCGTCCGGATCGACGTTGGAAATAAAGCGCGCTTCCATCTTTTTCTTGCCGGAAGCCTGCGCCCACTGCTCGAGCGCGAGATACATCGCGCGGGGACCGAGATCGGAACCGCCGATGCCGATCTGGACGACGGATGCGAAGCGGTCTCCCTTGGAGCCGACGATCTTTCCTGAATGAACGGAAGCGGCGAAATCAGCGATCTTTTTCTGCTCGCCTGCGTAAAAATCGCGGAGATTCTTCCCCTGGAAGAAGACATCCTTTCCGGCCTGGCCACGGGAGAGCTGGTGAAGAACCTTGCGGTTTTCTCCCGTATTGATCACCTCTCCGTCCAGCAGGGCCTGGTATTTTTCGATGAGCTGCTGTTCGGCGCTGAGCTCGGCAAGCACGGACAGAATCTGTTCGTTCACCTCTTTCGCTGCATAATTATACGCAAGGCCGGCGGCCATCGGGGTCTGGTATTCTTTCACGCGGGAAGCGGAAAGCGCCTGGGACAGATTCACCTGTCCCTTGAGGGATAAAAGCTTTTTGTACGCGTTGAGCGTATCAAGATTGTTCCAATTGATCATATTCTGACTCCTTCAGTATGTGATGATTGCGCAGAAATGGAACTTTAAGGACGCGAACGGCCCTATTCGTCCAATTCAGGGATTTTCAATTTAAGGGTATCGAGGAAGTCTTCGCCGGAGACGCCCTGGCGGAGGCAGATGAAAACGCAGTTGTCCCGGCCGGAAATTGTCCCGAGCACTTCCTCGAGATTCATGCTGTCTATCGCTCCGGCGACCACGTCGGAATGGCCGGAATAGGTTTTCACGACCACCATGTTGCCGGAATATTCGATGGAGATATAGCCCCGGAGGAAATCCTGAACGACGGACTGTTCCGATTCCTGCCGTTCCTCGTCGCCGGGGAGTGTATAGACGTAGCCGTTATGTCCGTCTGAAATTTTGCCGACTTTCAGCAGCTTCAAATCGCGGGAGAGCGTCGCCTGGGTAACCGCGAAGCCTTCTCGCGACAAATAGCCGAGAAGGGCTTCCTGCGATTCTATCCGGTAGGTTTTTATGAGTTTTCTGATCGTTTTAAGCCGGGTTAATCGTTCTTTCACTAGTTCCCTACCCTGGAAAATCGAATATTTATACCATTATAATGAATAAAGACAGCGGTAATGTCAAGCGAAGAGGATGCCGATACACATAGTGGAGCCCCATAGTGGAAGACGAAACACGAGCCGAACATACTGAAACCGACATCCTCTACATTCGTCAGGGCGACCAGAAAGACGGCTATGCCGAAGTGCGCGTGCAAACAGACAAGGCCGCAGCTTACGCAACCCTCTACCCCCCGACCCCGGGAGGAGCCTTTCTTACCTGGGGTACCGTTTCCCAGCGGATAGCGGATTTCGGAATCGTCCGAGGGGTACTCGAAGACAATATCCAGGAAGCCATATTCAAGGCGAACTCGACTCATCAACCGGTCAAAGACGTTCTCATCGCCCGGGGTGAGGATCCCGTTACGGAAATCCCCGAACATTTCGTGATACGGAAGGACCTTCTGGAGCGAAAGCCGGAAATCGATCCGGACTTGGCCCGCGTGGATTGGCATTCGATCAGCGCTTTTTCCATTGTAAACGCGAAAGATCCCATCGCCCGGCGCATTCCGAAGGTCGACGGAAAGAACGGCTGGAACATTTTCGGAGAAGAACGGGATTTTCCGGTCAAAAACATGTCTGCATTCTCCGCGGGCGGCGGAGTCATCGATCACCCCCAGGGCTTGTTCGCGGGAAAAAGCGGACGGCTTTCGATCGATTCGTCGGGATCGATCTCCATCGAAGAAGTGCTGGTGCTGAAAAAGGGCGTAGACTTTTCGACGGGAAACATCACCTTCCCCGGAGACGTGATATTGCAGGGAAAGGTCGCGGACGGATTCAAGATTTATACAGGCGGCTCGCTGATCGCGGCGGACGTGGTCGACGTGACGGAAGTGGTGACGAGAAAGGACTTTATCGTACAGGGCGGGATCGAGGGAAAATCGACGGGAGCCGCCCGAGTGGGAAGAAACCTGAAAGCAAAGTATATTCAGAACTGCCGGGTCGCGGTGCGCGGGGATATCGAGGTCTCGGGGAGCATCGTGCAGTCGAAGGTGTTCGCCATGGGCTCGATCCGCATGGGCGACGCGGGAAAGATAATCGGCTGCGAATGCATCGCCATCGGTTCGGTCAGCGCTCTGGACATCGGAAATCCGCGGGGAGCCCGGACATGGATACGATGCGGAACCGACTTCACCGTGCAGCAGGAGCTGGACATTGCCAACGAGCAGCTCAAGGTGATAGCCGTCAAACTCCAGAAAGCCGAAGAGATTTATCGGGACGAGCCGCTGGAGGACATCAAGAAATACATCGACGAGCTGAAGGCCCGAAAATCCGATATCATCAACCGCATCCCCACCTATCTGCCCCGGATCGACAAAAACGACGAAGCCGCGGTGATCGTAAAGGGAACCGCGTATCCCGGGGCCGAAATCGAAATATGCCACGTTCCCTACAAGGTGACGAAGGCCGTGAAGCAGACGGTGTTCAAACTCGACAAGCTTCGCGGAACCATCGTCACCGAACCGTACAAAAAATCCTGACGCCTTTTTTTTTAGCCCAAGGTAACCCAGGTTTTTCCGGTTCCGCCCTCCTCTGGACGGGCAAAATGGAATTCCTGCACCACGGGACTGGCGGCGAGAGCCTCGTGAACGGCAGTCTGAAGAACGCCGTGGCCTTTTCCATGCACCACCGAAAATCCCTGCAACCCCTTCATCGCGGCAAGATCGAGCTGTTTCTCGAGCGCTTTCATGGCCTCGTCATGCCTCATGCCTAAAAGCCGCAATTCGAAAGCCGGGGATTCCTCTCCGCCGAGCTCCGTATGCACCTCTACGACCGGAGCGCGGCCGGGGGAGCTGACGGGAACGGCGGTCAGCTCGTCCTCGGAAACGGTGAGGCGTATGGTTCCCGCGGAAACGATCCAGGAACCTTTTTTCGCTTCGCGAACTAATGTCGCGCGGGTTTTCCGCTCGCCGACGTAGACTTCCACTCCGGGCGCGAATTCGGGAATGGCTCCGCCTGGTCCCTGCCGGGATCCCTGGGGAAAAGCGGAATCCGCTTCGCGGAGTCTGCGGGTTTCGCGGCGTCCCGGCTTGCCCTTGCGGCCGCCGACCGTAGCGCCGGCGGAGGCGGAAGCGCTTTCTTCGCGAGCTTCGAGGCCGTGGCGCTCCGAGGTTTCCCTGCGCGCGTCCTTCACGGCGTTTTTTTCTTCCGCAAATGAATCGCGCTCGGCTGAAACGAGGGAATCGAGCTCCTTCATCCAGGATTTAACCTGCACGGTTTTCTCCCTCGTAAGCTCCCCTTCCCTGATTTCGCGGACAAGGTTTTCCAGCTGGCTCCTGCTTTCCGCAAGAAGCTTTTCCAGCCGGCCGCAGCCCTGTTCGCGAAGCTCGACCTCTTTTTGGCGGAGCTGCAGCTCGCGCAAATCGTTCTTGCGCCGTTTTTCTCGGAGCTGCTGTTCTTCTTTTTTACGGTTCTGCTCGAACCGGTCGAGCTCTTCGTGCTTCGCGGTCAAGCCGCGGATCAGAGCGGAAACGTCGGCGCGCTCTTCAAGGATATAGGTACGGGCCTGTTCGATTATGCGGGAGTCGAGACCGTTCCGGGAAGCGATGTCGAGGGCGTGGCTTTCTCCCGGCACGCCCATGAGGATGCGGTACGTAGGGCTTAACGTATTCTGGTCGAAATCCACGGAGGCGTTGACGCAGGCGGGATGGGTGTATCCGTAGTTTTTCAGGACGCCGTGGTGGGTGGTGACCAGAACGACGGACCGCGCGACTAAAAGCGCGTCCAGCACCGCCATGGCGATCGCCCCGCCTTCCTGCGGGTCGGTTCCGCTTCCCAGTTCGTCCAGAAGGACGAGGCTGCGCGGAGTCGCCGAGCGGAGGATTTCCGAGATGTTCTTCATGTGGCCGGAAAAAGTCGACAAAGACTGGTCCAGGGACTGTTCGTCGCCGATGTCGCATCCGATGTAGTCGAATACAGGCAGAACAGAAGGCTCGGCGGCGGGAAGCGGCCAGCCCGACTGGTTCAAAAGGGCGAAGAGGGCCGCAGTCTTGAGCGTTACGGTCTTTCCGCCGGTGTTAGGCCCCGTCACGATGAGCATGCGGCTGCCGGGCGACAGAACGAGATCGATCGGAACGGCGCGGGGGCGGAGAAGCGGATGGCGGGCCTGCTTCAGGCGGATGACGGGAACGTCGTCCGCCGAACCGGTGCCGTCCTGAGGCTCCTCGGCGTAGGCGCAGAGATTCGCGTTTCCCCATCGGGCCCCGGCTCCGACGCAGTCGAGAAAAATCGCGCGGTCGAGGGCGTCTGAAAAATCGCCGGCGAAGGGAGAAAGACGGGAGGCGAGTTCGCGAAGAATGCGGGCTACCTCGCGGGAGAGCCGATATTCTTCGGTGACCAGATCGTTGTTGCGGTCGACCACGTCCTCGGGCTCGAGATAGAGAGTCTGTCCGGATTGGGACACCTCGTGCACGATGCCCTTGATGCGTCCCTTGAAATTCGCGCGGAGGGCGAGCACCTGGCGGCCGTCGCGGAGGGTCGGAAGGGACGACTGCAGCATGGGCTTGAGATTGTCGTCGGCAAGGTAGCGGTGCACCAGTCGCTCGATGTCCTGCCTGATCCGCAGTATGCCCTGGCGGATCGCGCGGAGCTCCGGTAAATCCCGCAGTTCCCCGGACTTGTCGATGATGCGGAGAATTTCGGCGAGCGGAACGGATAAATCGGGAAGGGAGGCGGCCTCGTCCGACAGCAGAGCGTCGGAGAACGAAAGAGACGCGAGCGCGTCCCGCTGATGCGAGGAGGCGGTCTCCTTCCGCCGAGCCGCCCACGAGCGCAGGGATTCTACCGTCTCGCAAAACCTGAGCAGGGCGTAGAATTCCTGTACGTCGAAAGACGCGCCTTCAAGGCCGAGCCGCGGCAGGAGCGGCCGCACCGGAGGCCAGGCTGCCAGAGAGGGAGCGGAATCGGACCTGATGCCCGACAGCCAGACGCGCCCCAGAGCCTTCAGGGTGCGGACTTCCTCCGGATCGGCCGAAGGTACGCGCGCGAGCAGCGAGGATTTTCCTTCTTCGCTCATGCAAAATCCGGCGATCTCTTCGCGGAGCCGCGGATATTCGAGTATATCCAATGTTCGTTGATTCATTGTTCAATGCCTTCCGCCCCGAGGGCGGTTAATCGGTCCAGCGTCCGGTTTCCAGTTCGTCCCGGATGCGCTGCCAGCTCTCATATCGCTGTTCGTGAATGACTCCGGCGTAGACCGCTTCAA
Encoded proteins:
- a CDS encoding arginine repressor, translating into MKERLTRLKTIRKLIKTYRIESQEALLGYLSREGFAVTQATLSRDLKLLKVGKISDGHNGYVYTLPGDEERQESEQSVVQDFLRGYISIEYSGNMVVVKTYSGHSDVVAGAIDSMNLEEVLGTISGRDNCVFICLRQGVSGEDFLDTLKLKIPELDE
- a CDS encoding glucose-6-phosphate isomerase, which gives rise to MINWNNLDTLNAYKKLLSLKGQVNLSQALSASRVKEYQTPMAAGLAYNYAAKEVNEQILSVLAELSAEQQLIEKYQALLDGEVINTGENRKVLHQLSRGQAGKDVFFQGKNLRDFYAGEQKKIADFAASVHSGKIVGSKGDRFASVVQIGIGGSDLGPRAMYLALEQWAQASGKKKMEARFISNVDPDDAVAVASSVELAKTLFILVSKSGTTQETLANELFVKDLLKKAGLDPSKHMIAVTSETSPLANNPGYLASFYMDDFIGGRYSSCSAVGGAVLSLAFGPETFAAFLDGAHAADKSALESDIRKNPALLDALIGVYERNVLGYPSTAILPYSQALSRFPAHLQQADMESNGKQVNRRGEAVRYATGPVIFGEPGTNGQHSFFQLLHQGTDIVPLQFIGFQESQAGADVVVEGSTSQKKLCANLSAQIVAFACGKQDTNPNKNFPGGRPSSLIWGKKLTPEALGALLAHFENKIMFQGFVWNLNSFDQEGVQLGKVLTKKVLSGDMDPALKAYAEIFGL
- a CDS encoding DUF342 domain-containing protein, which translates into the protein MEDETRAEHTETDILYIRQGDQKDGYAEVRVQTDKAAAYATLYPPTPGGAFLTWGTVSQRIADFGIVRGVLEDNIQEAIFKANSTHQPVKDVLIARGEDPVTEIPEHFVIRKDLLERKPEIDPDLARVDWHSISAFSIVNAKDPIARRIPKVDGKNGWNIFGEERDFPVKNMSAFSAGGGVIDHPQGLFAGKSGRLSIDSSGSISIEEVLVLKKGVDFSTGNITFPGDVILQGKVADGFKIYTGGSLIAADVVDVTEVVTRKDFIVQGGIEGKSTGAARVGRNLKAKYIQNCRVAVRGDIEVSGSIVQSKVFAMGSIRMGDAGKIIGCECIAIGSVSALDIGNPRGARTWIRCGTDFTVQQELDIANEQLKVIAVKLQKAEEIYRDEPLEDIKKYIDELKARKSDIINRIPTYLPRIDKNDEAAVIVKGTAYPGAEIEICHVPYKVTKAVKQTVFKLDKLRGTIVTEPYKKS
- a CDS encoding RNA recognition motif domain-containing protein; the encoded protein is MSQKIYVGNMNYATTEAALTNLFGQYGEVISSSIIKDRYTQQSKGFGFVEMADEQAAEAAIATLNNQEFEGRRLRVNVAENKPRESRPRYNNNDRGGYGDRY
- a CDS encoding endonuclease MutS2, encoding MNQRTLDILEYPRLREEIAGFCMSEEGKSSLLARVPSADPEEVRTLKALGRVWLSGIRSDSAPSLAAWPPVRPLLPRLGLEGASFDVQEFYALLRFCETVESLRSWAARRKETASSHQRDALASLSFSDALLSDEAASLPDLSVPLAEILRIIDKSGELRDLPELRAIRQGILRIRQDIERLVHRYLADDNLKPMLQSSLPTLRDGRQVLALRANFKGRIKGIVHEVSQSGQTLYLEPEDVVDRNNDLVTEEYRLSREVARILRELASRLSPFAGDFSDALDRAIFLDCVGAGARWGNANLCAYAEEPQDGTGSADDVPVIRLKQARHPLLRPRAVPIDLVLSPGSRMLIVTGPNTGGKTVTLKTAALFALLNQSGWPLPAAEPSVLPVFDYIGCDIGDEQSLDQSLSTFSGHMKNISEILRSATPRSLVLLDELGSGTDPQEGGAIAMAVLDALLVARSVVLVTTHHGVLKNYGYTHPACVNASVDFDQNTLSPTYRILMGVPGESHALDIASRNGLDSRIIEQARTYILEERADVSALIRGLTAKHEELDRFEQNRKKEEQQLREKRRKNDLRELQLRQKEVELREQGCGRLEKLLAESRSQLENLVREIREGELTREKTVQVKSWMKELDSLVSAERDSFAEEKNAVKDARRETSERHGLEAREESASASAGATVGGRKGKPGRRETRRLREADSAFPQGSRQGPGGAIPEFAPGVEVYVGERKTRATLVREAKKGSWIVSAGTIRLTVSEDELTAVPVSSPGRAPVVEVHTELGGEESPAFELRLLGMRHDEAMKALEKQLDLAAMKGLQGFSVVHGKGHGVLQTAVHEALAASPVVQEFHFARPEEGGTGKTWVTLG
- a CDS encoding M28 family peptidase codes for the protein MSTEDTLMNEKFSSVFTAFLDPAVDRPSFIGSWLRAKSIPYSVVEIKGKKHIFIKFGSEAYDPRFKMKTLVAHHDRVNDTEGANDNSAACFQLLKLAETLSQAAESAGPRVHNTRIILTDGEEAAGTRGILAQGSFALGSGFRKLGFSQDEVFVLDACGRGDTLIVSTAGLDRKMGKALADKMMNLHAYAKSIARSAAPESWLALPTPYSDNAGFLAAGIAAQTITVLPSREATALLAATRDFALQGAVLEAVSRNRYGELSAEAAAAVPQTWKLMHTAEDTASTLNAGAFSLIERFLARLTETLEPAL